The following coding sequences lie in one Alloacidobacterium dinghuense genomic window:
- a CDS encoding carboxylesterase/lipase family protein: MRVILRSAAVVCLVAASATLFASDATQVKTDKGKVQGYVNKDGQIRIFKGVPYATPPVGQLRWKPPQPAAKWHDIRQATSYGYRCMQPPVFDDMIFHDPGQNEDCLTLNIWTPAKDKKAKLPVMVWIYGGGFTGGTTSEARQDGENLAHKGVIVVSMNYRLSIFGFFVHPELTAESPQHASGNYGLLDQTAALQWVHKNIKQFGGDPDKVTIFGESAGSSSVSAQMASPLARNLFQRAIGESGGAFSATHPFATREQREKQDPEKIAAALGTTKLSELRALSADQILAAATPKPGDDPVRFSPDVDGYFLPESVAAIYASGKQAHIPLIAGWNADEGGIPQKTMTVAEYTEMAQKRFGPNADKFLAAYSATTDDEALRAAKDLAADTFIADSTWRWLEAQVATGGQPVYRYHFELESPGDKFHEAGTAFHSDDIEYVFGTLDSRQGAVWRPEDRKMSEIIQTYWTNFAKTGDPNGGDLPKWPTYNPADGWQVMHLTPTPEARPDPLRARYQFLEQQPAETLSSTSDK, translated from the coding sequence ATGCGGGTGATTCTACGAAGTGCGGCAGTTGTGTGTCTTGTCGCTGCCAGCGCCACGCTTTTTGCCTCTGACGCGACACAAGTCAAGACAGACAAAGGCAAGGTTCAGGGATACGTCAACAAAGATGGCCAGATACGGATATTCAAAGGCGTTCCTTACGCGACTCCGCCCGTAGGACAGCTCCGCTGGAAGCCTCCGCAACCAGCCGCAAAATGGCACGACATTCGACAGGCCACCAGCTACGGTTATCGCTGCATGCAGCCTCCTGTTTTCGACGACATGATCTTCCACGATCCCGGCCAGAACGAAGACTGCCTCACCCTCAACATCTGGACGCCAGCCAAAGATAAGAAGGCGAAGCTCCCCGTCATGGTATGGATCTACGGCGGCGGGTTCACAGGAGGCACGACCTCCGAAGCGCGTCAGGACGGCGAAAATCTCGCGCACAAAGGCGTCATCGTCGTCTCCATGAATTACCGCCTCAGCATCTTCGGCTTCTTCGTCCATCCCGAACTGACCGCAGAATCGCCGCAGCACGCTTCCGGCAACTACGGCCTCCTCGACCAGACCGCAGCCCTTCAGTGGGTGCATAAAAACATCAAGCAGTTCGGCGGCGATCCGGATAAGGTAACCATCTTCGGCGAATCAGCCGGTTCGTCCTCGGTAAGCGCGCAAATGGCATCGCCGCTGGCGCGGAATCTCTTTCAGCGCGCAATCGGTGAGAGCGGTGGAGCGTTCAGCGCAACGCATCCTTTTGCCACTCGCGAACAACGCGAGAAGCAAGATCCCGAAAAGATAGCCGCGGCCCTTGGCACCACAAAACTCTCTGAGCTGCGCGCCCTGAGCGCCGATCAGATCCTGGCCGCCGCGACACCCAAGCCCGGCGACGATCCTGTTCGCTTTTCCCCGGACGTCGACGGCTATTTCCTGCCAGAGAGCGTCGCAGCAATCTACGCCTCCGGTAAACAGGCGCATATTCCTCTCATCGCCGGATGGAACGCCGACGAAGGCGGCATCCCGCAGAAAACGATGACCGTCGCTGAATACACTGAGATGGCGCAAAAGCGATTCGGCCCGAACGCCGACAAATTTCTCGCTGCCTATTCCGCCACAACAGACGACGAAGCTCTGCGCGCCGCCAAAGATCTCGCCGCGGACACGTTTATCGCCGACTCAACATGGCGCTGGCTCGAAGCCCAGGTTGCAACCGGCGGACAACCCGTCTACCGCTATCACTTCGAACTCGAATCTCCCGGCGACAAGTTCCACGAAGCCGGCACAGCCTTCCATTCCGATGACATCGAGTACGTTTTTGGGACACTCGATTCGCGACAGGGAGCGGTATGGCGCCCCGAAGATCGCAAAATGTCGGAGATCATCCAGACCTACTGGACCAACTTCGCGAAGACCGGCGATCCCAACGGTGGCGACTTGCCCAAGTGGCCAACCTACAACCCAGCAGACGGCTGGCAGGTGATGCACCTGACGCCTACGCCCGAGGCACGTCCTGACCCGCTCAGGGCAAGATACCAATTTCTCGAGCAACAACCTGCGGAAACCCTCTCATCAACCAGCGATAAGTAA
- a CDS encoding DinB family protein, producing MKRLIALVMLSLSLHAFAQDQSKEKPMTLRGVLLEQLKTTHNVEDWFVPANIAVQGLTPEQVNWKSKPDMHSIGELTYHILFWDKQSLAKFKGETPEKFSGNNDETFTNFDSKKWDATVRELDAVMTEWEKAVESADDKKLAESASTIAHIGTHNAYHIGQIVSIRKEQGSWDPAKGVK from the coding sequence ATGAAAAGACTCATCGCGCTTGTGATGTTGTCGCTTTCTTTACACGCTTTCGCGCAGGATCAGTCCAAGGAGAAACCGATGACACTGAGAGGCGTTTTGCTGGAGCAGCTTAAAACGACGCACAACGTGGAAGACTGGTTTGTGCCGGCCAACATCGCAGTGCAAGGGCTCACGCCAGAGCAAGTGAACTGGAAGAGCAAACCCGATATGCACTCCATTGGAGAGCTCACGTATCACATTCTCTTCTGGGACAAGCAATCGCTGGCGAAGTTCAAAGGCGAGACGCCGGAGAAATTCAGCGGCAACAATGACGAGACCTTCACCAACTTTGACAGCAAGAAGTGGGATGCAACGGTCCGCGAACTCGACGCAGTGATGACGGAGTGGGAAAAGGCGGTCGAAAGCGCCGACGATAAGAAGCTGGCGGAATCGGCTTCTACCATTGCGCACATTGGCACGCACAATGCGTACCACATCGGGCAGATCGTTTCCATCCGCAAGGAACAGGGATCGTGGGACCCGGCCAAGGGTGTGAAGTAG
- the lysA gene encoding diaminopimelate decarboxylase gives MISTRPFAHPDPSSPLACDGVSLETLAKKFGTPLYTYSAGQILHRLRLFTSAFASIPHLVCYSVKANSALAILKLLDQHGAGFDIVSGGELERILRVNKQAAERVVFSGVGKTAAEIDLALRSGILIFNVESAAELDLLAERASKLRKRARVALRVNPDVFAETHPYISTGLREHKFGIDIRQARAVYKLAAKQKYLDPCGASVHIGSQIRSADPFGAAAERVAQLIRDLRSDGLAITSVDVGGGLGIEYHSDHSFNPEEKIHQYATALLKSLRPIENLRLLLEPGRFIVAQAGALLTRVLYVKKNGEKTFVVTDAAMNDLIRPALYQAHHDIVPVMPRKGARKKVVDVVGPVCETGDFFARDRELPELKPGDLVAILDAGAYGLSLSSNYNSRPRPAEVLVEGKRARLIRRRETMDDLFAPEQI, from the coding sequence TTGATTTCGACACGCCCCTTTGCCCATCCTGATCCCAGTTCTCCCCTAGCCTGCGATGGCGTAAGCCTCGAAACTCTTGCGAAAAAATTCGGCACGCCGCTGTACACCTATTCAGCCGGCCAGATCCTTCACCGGCTGCGCCTCTTTACCAGCGCATTCGCATCCATCCCGCATCTCGTCTGCTATTCGGTCAAAGCGAACTCCGCGCTGGCGATTCTGAAACTGCTCGATCAGCACGGAGCGGGCTTCGACATCGTCTCGGGCGGCGAGCTGGAGCGCATTCTACGCGTCAACAAACAAGCCGCAGAGCGCGTCGTTTTCTCCGGAGTCGGCAAGACGGCAGCCGAGATCGACCTGGCCCTCCGCTCGGGCATCCTCATCTTCAACGTGGAGAGTGCCGCCGAACTCGACTTGCTCGCTGAGCGAGCCAGCAAGCTGCGCAAGCGCGCCCGAGTCGCGCTGCGTGTCAATCCCGACGTATTCGCCGAGACCCACCCCTACATCTCCACTGGGTTGCGCGAGCATAAATTCGGCATCGATATCCGTCAGGCGCGAGCTGTCTATAAATTGGCGGCAAAACAAAAGTACCTCGATCCATGCGGGGCAAGCGTCCACATCGGTTCGCAGATCCGCAGCGCCGATCCCTTCGGCGCCGCCGCGGAACGCGTCGCGCAACTCATCCGCGATCTCCGCTCGGATGGTCTGGCCATCACTTCAGTCGACGTAGGCGGCGGCCTCGGCATCGAATACCACTCCGATCACAGCTTCAATCCTGAAGAAAAGATTCATCAGTACGCGACGGCTCTTCTGAAGTCGCTGCGGCCGATCGAAAATCTCCGGCTGCTCCTCGAGCCCGGACGCTTCATCGTCGCGCAGGCAGGAGCCCTGCTGACACGCGTCCTCTACGTGAAAAAGAACGGTGAAAAAACCTTCGTCGTCACCGACGCAGCCATGAACGACCTCATCCGTCCCGCGCTCTATCAGGCGCACCATGACATCGTGCCAGTCATGCCGCGCAAAGGCGCGCGCAAGAAGGTCGTTGACGTCGTCGGCCCCGTTTGTGAAACAGGAGACTTCTTCGCACGTGACAGAGAACTGCCCGAGCTGAAGCCGGGAGACCTGGTCGCAATCCTTGATGCTGGCGCCTACGGACTCTCACTCAGCTCAAATTACAATTCGCGTCCGCGCCCTGCTGAAGTGTTGGTCGAAGGCAAAAGAGCACGACTCATTCGCCGCCGCGAAACGATGGACGATCTCTTCGCGCCAGAACAGATCTAA